From a single Camelus bactrianus isolate YW-2024 breed Bactrian camel chromosome 11, ASM4877302v1, whole genome shotgun sequence genomic region:
- the FXYD4 gene encoding FXYD domain-containing ion transport regulator 4 isoform X2, with protein sequence MEGLTQGLLLLLAGLPVLEANDVVDKDSPFYYDWEGLQVGGTICAVLLCIAGILFALSGKCKCKSNQKRSPLPEKAVPLITPGSVSTC encoded by the exons ATGGAGGGACTGACCCAGGGCCTTCTCCTCCTGCTGGCCG GCCTGCCTGTCTTGGAAGCCAATGATGTGGTTG aTAAAGACAGTCCCTTCTACTATG ACTGGGAAGGCCTGCAGGTGGGCGGGACGATCTGTGCAGTGCTCCTGTGCATCGCTGGAATCTTGTTCGCCCTGA GTGGCAAATGCAAATGCAAGTCAAATCAGAAGCGCAG CCCCTTACCCGAGAAAGCTGTTCCACTCATCACTCCAG GCTCTGTCAGCACCTGCTGA
- the HNRNPF gene encoding heterogeneous nuclear ribonucleoprotein F: MMLGPEGGEGFVVKLRGLPWSCSVEDVQNFLSTCTIHDGAAGVHFIYTREGRQSGEAFVELESEEDVKMALKKDRESMGHRYIEVFKSHRTEMDWVLKHSGPNSADTANDGFVRLRGLPFGCTKEEIVQFFSGLEIVPNGITLPVDPEGKITGEAFVQFASQELAEKALGKHKERIGHRYIEVFKSSQEEVRSYSDPPLKFMSVQRPGPYDRPGTARRYIGIVKQAGLERMRSGAYSAGYGGYEEYSGLSDGYGFTTDLFGRDLSYCLSGMYDHRYGDGEFTVQSTTGHCVHMRGLPYKATENDIYNFFSPLNPVRVHIEIGPDGRVTGEADVEFATHEEAVAAMSKDRANMQHRYIELFLNSTTGASNGAYSSQMMQGMGVSTQSTYSGLESQSVSGCYGAGYGGQNSMGGYD; the protein is encoded by the coding sequence ATGATGTTGGGCCCCGAGGGAGGTGAAGGTTTTGTGGTCAAGCTCCGTGGCCTGCCCTGGTCCTGCTCTGTTGAGGATGTGCAGAATTTCCTCTCCACCTGCACAATTCATGATGGGGCCGCAGGCGTTCATTTTATCTACACTAGAGAGGGCAGGCAGAGTGGTGAGGCTTTTGTTGAACTTGAATCAGAAGAAGATGTAAAAATGGCCCTTAAAAAAGACAGGGAAAGCATGGGACACCGGTACATTGAGGTGTTCAAGTCCCACAGAACCGAGATGGATTGGGTGTTGAAGCACAGTGGTCCAAACAGTGCCGACACCGCCAATGATGGTTTTGTGCGGCTTCGAGGACTCCCATTTGGATGCACCAAGGAAGAAATCGTTCAGTTCTTCTCAGGGTTGGAAATCGTGCCAAACGGGATCACATTGCCTGTGGACCCTGAGGGCAAGATTACAGGGGAAGCCTTTGTGCAGTTTGCCTCCCAGGAGTTAGCTGAGAAGGCTCTAGGGAAGCACAAGGAGAGAATAGGGCACAGATATATCGAGGTGTTCAAGAGCAGTCAGGAAGAAGTCAGGTCATACTCGGATCCCCCTCTGAAGTTCATGTCGGTGCAGCGACCGGGGCCCTATGACCGCCCCGGCACAGCCAGGAGGTACATCGGCATTGTCAAACAAGCAGGCCTGGAGAGGATGAGGTCCGGAGCCTACAGTGCAGGCTATGGGGGCTACGAGGAGTACAGCGGCCTCAGCGATGGCTACGGCTTCACCACCGACCTGTTTGGAAGAGACCTCAGCTACTGTCTCTCTGGGATGTACGACCACAGGTATGGAGATGGCGAGTTCACTGTCCAGAGCACCACCGGGCACTGCGTCCACATGAGGGGGCTGCCCTACAAGGCCACGGAGAACGACATTTACAACTTCTTCTCTCCGCTCAACCCTGTGAGAGTCCATATTGAGATTGGCCCTGATGGAAGAGTGACGGGCGAAGCTGATGTTGAGTTTGCCACTCATGAAGAAGCTGTGGCGGCCATGTCCAAAGACAGGGCCAACATGCAGCACAGATACATAGAACTTTTCTTGAATTCCACAACGGGGGCCAGCAACGGGGCTTATAGCAGCCAGATGATGCAAGGCATGGGGGTGTCAACCCAGTCCACTTACAGTGGCCTTGAGAGCCAATCCGTGAGTGGCTGTTACGGGGCTGGCTACGGTGGCCAGAACAGCATGGGAGGGTATGACTAG
- the FXYD4 gene encoding FXYD domain-containing ion transport regulator 4 isoform X1 yields MVLLPWAGPLGLKSQNPPGLDAVPAASTDLLSALDSQPPSPAALSCSCVMEGLTQGLLLLLAGLPVLEANDVVDKDSPFYYDWEGLQVGGTICAVLLCIAGILFALSGKCKCKSNQKRSPLPEKAVPLITPGSVSTC; encoded by the exons ATGGTATTGTTGCCCTGGGCGGGGCCACTAGGTTTAAAGAGCCAGAACCCACCTGGGCTGGACGCAGTCCCAGCAGCCTCCACAGACCTGCTCTCTGCACTGGACTCTCAG CCcccttcccctgcagccctgtccTGCAGCTGTGTCATGGAGGGACTGACCCAGGGCCTTCTCCTCCTGCTGGCCG GCCTGCCTGTCTTGGAAGCCAATGATGTGGTTG aTAAAGACAGTCCCTTCTACTATG ACTGGGAAGGCCTGCAGGTGGGCGGGACGATCTGTGCAGTGCTCCTGTGCATCGCTGGAATCTTGTTCGCCCTGA GTGGCAAATGCAAATGCAAGTCAAATCAGAAGCGCAG CCCCTTACCCGAGAAAGCTGTTCCACTCATCACTCCAG GCTCTGTCAGCACCTGCTGA